The Cyanobacteriota bacterium genome includes a region encoding these proteins:
- the dnaA gene encoding chromosomal replication initiator protein DnaA — MTNTLIEQIANPISNEVNQETSPKPYTKVINPEHQAIWLKVLEQLSKKLRKPSFETWIKPTQLQDIRDDEAIIAVKNDFTRNFIMQTYQKDILEALKEVEAKSMSIRIIIDPELKPIQETNSQVQTSFADLLPNSALKPSNKVKSRLHKKLSFENLAESGFNKASITFARATSLNQSGLYNSLFIQSEPGLGKTHILNAIGNELIEQEPATRIKYCKAEEFTNELIIAIQKHTTQEFRNQYRNLDLLLFDDFHFLENKKTCQEEFLYTFESLVNSGARVIIASQQRLESLNISKNLKNKLKISLMSQINSPNFEDRVSILEIRSKEAGIELSNCQKELIARKYPDSIRELESALFQINAHTCFAGEELDDELISRLFGGIGDQPQHKGLSIKAITDATASYFSLKPKELIGKSRLQDISKSRHIAIFLSYKLLSISYSRIGEYFGGRKHSSIIHSLKVIEQQLSSKLPSASGLRSIIEDIKSQIV; from the coding sequence ATGACAAATACACTTATAGAACAAATAGCAAATCCGATTTCAAATGAAGTCAATCAGGAAACAAGCCCAAAACCCTATACCAAAGTAATAAATCCAGAACACCAAGCAATATGGCTTAAAGTACTTGAGCAATTATCAAAAAAACTCAGAAAGCCTAGTTTTGAGACTTGGATCAAGCCAACACAGTTGCAAGACATTCGTGATGATGAAGCCATAATTGCTGTTAAAAATGACTTTACCCGTAACTTCATCATGCAGACTTACCAAAAAGATATCTTAGAAGCGCTTAAAGAAGTCGAAGCCAAATCAATGTCAATCCGTATTATCATTGATCCAGAGCTAAAACCGATTCAAGAGACCAATTCACAAGTGCAAACTAGTTTTGCCGATTTACTACCAAATTCAGCTCTCAAACCAAGTAATAAGGTCAAATCAAGATTACACAAAAAATTATCGTTTGAGAACTTGGCTGAATCGGGGTTTAACAAAGCGTCTATTACATTTGCAAGAGCAACTAGCTTGAATCAAAGTGGTCTATACAATTCGCTATTTATTCAATCTGAACCTGGCTTAGGCAAGACCCATATATTAAACGCAATTGGTAATGAGTTAATAGAACAAGAACCAGCAACTAGAATCAAATATTGCAAAGCTGAAGAGTTTACAAATGAGCTGATAATTGCAATACAAAAGCACACAACCCAAGAATTCAGAAACCAATACCGTAACTTGGATCTACTATTGTTTGATGATTTTCACTTCCTTGAGAACAAAAAAACCTGCCAGGAAGAATTCTTATACACATTTGAATCTCTAGTGAATTCAGGAGCAAGAGTAATTATCGCCTCACAACAAAGGCTCGAATCACTGAATATCTCAAAGAACCTAAAAAACAAGCTCAAAATCTCCTTAATGAGCCAGATTAACAGCCCCAATTTTGAAGATAGAGTCTCTATACTAGAAATTAGGTCTAAAGAAGCTGGAATTGAATTAAGCAACTGTCAAAAAGAGCTTATTGCAAGAAAATATCCAGATAGTATAAGAGAACTTGAATCTGCATTATTTCAAATCAACGCTCACACATGTTTTGCTGGAGAAGAGCTTGATGATGAATTAATTTCAAGACTATTTGGTGGTATTGGTGATCAGCCTCAACACAAGGGACTTAGTATTAAGGCAATAACGGATGCTACAGCAAGTTATTTTTCACTAAAGCCAAAGGAGCTTATCGGCAAGAGTAGATTGCAAGATATTAGTAAATCTAGACATATCGCAATATTTTTAAGCTATAAATTACTGTCAATTAGCTATTCAAGAATTGGAGAGTATTTTGGTGGTCGTAAACACAGTTCGATCATTCACTCTCTCAAGGTAATTGAACAACAACTCTCATCCAAACTACCTAGTGCCTCAGGTCTTCGCTCAATAATTGAAGATATCAAGTCACAAATCGTGTAA
- a CDS encoding acyl-CoA dehydrogenase family protein: MQKIKLVDFAGLESLLSSEEVLVMNNTRDFVNKEIIPIIDECYMQAKFPAELIPKLGAMGFLGAPLEGHGCPGLGYVAYGLINMMLEAADSAMRSFNSVQTSLVMLPISEFGTEAQKSKWLAQLAAGTAIGCFGLTEPDHGSNPSDMETRAEKIPNGYKLNGAKMWITNGSVADIAVVWAKLDGRIRGFLVEKNSPGFSTKLMTNKHSLRASVTSELIFADCIIPETNLLPKTDGLKSPFTCLNSARLGIAWGSIGAAMACYQTALDYAMTRVQFNNQPIASHQLIQLSLADMISEITKAQFLTLHITRLKEKGTIKPEHISMLKRNNVRMALDVSRKSRDILGANGISAEYPVMRHMCNLESVLTYEGTENIHTLIIGKSLTGISAF; the protein is encoded by the coding sequence ATGCAGAAAATAAAACTGGTTGATTTTGCTGGATTAGAGAGCCTCTTGAGCTCGGAAGAAGTTTTGGTGATGAACAATACCAGGGACTTTGTAAATAAAGAAATCATTCCGATTATTGATGAGTGCTATATGCAAGCCAAATTTCCTGCTGAGCTTATCCCGAAGCTTGGAGCCATGGGTTTTTTGGGTGCGCCGCTTGAAGGGCATGGTTGTCCTGGGCTTGGCTATGTTGCTTATGGATTAATTAATATGATGCTAGAAGCTGCTGACTCAGCGATGCGTTCATTCAATTCAGTACAAACTTCTTTGGTGATGTTGCCAATTTCTGAGTTTGGAACCGAAGCACAAAAATCAAAATGGTTAGCTCAACTGGCAGCTGGCACGGCGATTGGTTGTTTTGGTTTGACTGAACCTGACCATGGTTCCAATCCTTCTGATATGGAAACTCGAGCTGAAAAAATACCGAATGGCTACAAACTCAATGGTGCCAAGATGTGGATCACCAATGGCTCTGTCGCTGATATAGCAGTCGTTTGGGCTAAGCTAGATGGCCGCATAAGAGGATTTCTTGTTGAAAAAAATAGTCCGGGCTTTAGTACTAAATTAATGACCAATAAGCATTCGCTAAGAGCTTCTGTAACTTCCGAATTGATTTTTGCAGATTGTATAATTCCTGAAACAAATTTATTACCGAAGACTGACGGACTTAAGTCACCGTTTACTTGCCTCAATTCCGCTAGGCTTGGAATCGCTTGGGGTTCTATTGGAGCGGCTATGGCTTGCTACCAGACAGCTCTTGACTATGCAATGACTAGAGTGCAATTTAATAATCAACCAATTGCATCGCATCAATTAATTCAATTGAGTCTGGCTGATATGATTTCAGAAATAACCAAGGCACAATTTTTGACCTTGCATATTACTCGCTTAAAAGAAAAAGGCACTATCAAGCCTGAGCATATTTCAATGCTCAAACGAAACAATGTTCGGATGGCATTAGATGTATCTAGAAAAAGTCGGGACATTCTGGGCGCCAATGGCATCTCCGCAGAATATCCCGTTATGAGACATATGTGTAATTTAGAATCGGTACTCACTTATGAAGGAACGGAGAATATTCACACTCTAATAATCGGCAAATCCCTTACGGGCATCTCTGCTTTTTAA